In Desulfofustis limnaeus, the genomic stretch GCCCCTTCAGAGGGACTGAACGATGCGGTACACGCTCCGCTCAATACTGGTAAAACCCGCGCCCGTTCTTGCGTCCCAGCCACCCGGCCTCCACATACTTGCGCAGCAGCGGGCAGGGACGATATTTGGAATCCTTGAACCCGTCGTAGAGGGTTTCCATGATGGCCAGGCAGGTATCCAGTCCAATGAGATCGGCCAGGGCCAGCGGTCCCATGGGATGGTTCATGCCGAGCTTCATCACCGTATCGATATCCTCCGCCTTGCCGACCCCCTGGTAGAGGCAGAAGATCGCCTCGTTGATCATCGGCATGAGGATGCGGTTGGCGATGAAGCCGGGGAAATCGTTGGCCTCGGCCGGTGTCTTACCGAAACGATGGCAGAGCTCCCAGGTGATCGAAAAGGTCTCGTCCGAAGTCCGCAGCCCGCGGATAACCTCGACGAGCTTCATGACCGGCACCGGGTTCATGAAATGCATGCCGATCACCTTTTCCGGCCGCCCGGTCTGGGCGCCGATCCGGCCGATGGGGATGGACGAGGTGTTGGTGGCCAGGATCACCCCGGGCGGGCAGACGGTGTCGAGTTCCCGGAAGATACCGAACTTCAGCTCTTCCATTTCCACGGCGGCCTCAACCACGTAGTCGACCTCGGCCAGGTCGGCCAGCTTCGTGGTGGTCTTGATACGGCCGAGAATCGCCTGCCGTTCAGCATCGGTCAGCTTACCCTTGTCGACACTGCGCTGCAGGTTCTTCTCGATGATGCCGACCCCTCGGGCGGTGCAGTCGCTGTTGATGTCGCTCATCACCACCTGCAGCCCGCTGGCCGCGGCCACCTGGGCGATGCCGCTGCCCATCTGACCGGCCCCGATAACCCCGAACGATTTGATCTCCATGAGCACTCCCCCGATGTTTTGTGGCGTTTGCATCAGCGATTGACAACCAGCGCCACGGCCTCTCCGCCGCCAAGGCACAGCGACGCCACCCCTCGTTTGACGTCGCGCCGCTCCATCTCATGAAGCAGCGTGGTCAGGACGCGGGCGCCGCTGGCGCCGATGGGATGACCCAGGGCAACGCTGCCACCGTTGACGTTCACCTTTTTGGGATCCAGCTCCAAGACCCGGTTGATGGCCGTCGAGGCCCCGCTGAAGGCCTCGTTGATCTCGAACAGATCGATGCTGTCGCTGGATACCCCCTCTTTTTTCAGGACCTTCGGAATCGCCAGGATCGGGGCCATCAGGATGTATTTCAGTTCGATGCCGTGCGAGGCCTGGGCCCCGATGCGAGCCATGATGCGGCATCCCAACTGCTTCGCCTTGTCCTCGCTCATCACCAGCACCGCCGCCGCCCCGTCGCTGATGATCGAGGCGTTGCCGGCGGTGCCGACGCCTCCCTCGGTAAAGGCCGGGCGCATCCGGGACAACGTCTCGAAACTGGTTTCAGACGGGCACTCATCGGTATCGAACAACAGGGGCTCTTTTTTCTTTCGCTGCGCCACCGGCACCGGGGCAATTTCCGCCCGAAACCTGCCGGCGGCGATGGCGTCGAGGGCCCGGCGGTAGGATTCCTCGGCGAACTGATCCTGATCTTCACGGGATACCTGCCATTTTTGGCTGATGAACTCGTTGGACATACCCATATGAAAATCATTGACCACGTCCCAGAGGCCGTCATTGATCATATGATCCTTGATGGTGCCATGGCCCATGCGCTGGCCCCAGCGGGCCTTTTCCAGGTAGTAAGGTGCCGTGCTCATGCTTTCCATGCCCCCGGCCACAATCACCTCGGCATCGCCGCACTGGATCGCCTGGGCAGCCAGCATCACCGCTTTCAGCGATGAACCGCACACCTTGTTGACAGTTATCGCCTCCACCTCCTGGGGCAGACCGGCCTTGATGGCCGCCTGTTTCGCCGGGTTCTGCCCGTAGCCGCACGGCAGTACCATGCCCATGATGCATTCATCCACCTGCTCCTTGTCCACCTTCGCTCGGACCAGGGTCTCCTTGATCACATGCGCGCCGAGGTCGGTCGCGCCGACCGTTGACAAGGTCCCGCCGAAACTGCCGAGGGGGGTTCGCACCGCACTGACAATGACCGCTGTCTTCATTATTCCACCCGTTAGGAAATAGTTGCTGAAAACACGTGAAAACCGCTGTGGAGACGTGGCGCCTGGGGGCCGAGGCCGGGGCTTCGCCGGATCGAATGGGGAGCGCGGTGACCGCACCGGGCAGCTCCGACCAAGCGCTCGGTCGTTACTGACGATGTTTACCAGCTCCACACCTTTTGTCAATCATTTTCACACCCCACAACCGGTGTCGCACGGTGAGCCGGAAATAGTTCTTGCACCGGCGGAACAGATATGCTGTATGGGGGAGAAAAATAGATAAGAAGCAAACGTGGAGCAGGTCCACCATCCGCCGTGGTTGCTGCCGCACAATGGATTGAAGGAAGCTCGCTGGTCAGCCATGAACAATCCGGTACTCTCCATTCGTGGTGTCTCCAAGTCGTTCGACGAGCAAATCGCGCTCGCCGAGTTTTCACTGGATGTCGCCCACGGTGAATTCATAACCTTGCTGGGTCCCTCAGGCTGCGGCAAGACCACCCTGCTGCGGCTGATCGCCGGATTCGAATTTCTCGATTGCGGCGCTATCCTGCTCGACGGCAACGACATCCTCGGACTGTCGCCAGATAAACGTCAGGTCAACACCGTCTTTCAGAGCTACGCCCTGTTCCCGCACCTGAGCGTCTTTGAAAATGTGGCCTTCGGCCTGCGGCTGAAAAACATCAAGGGCGATGAGTTACGGCGCCGGGTCGAAGCGGTGCTGGCCGAGACCAAGCTGTCCGCCTTCGCCTCGCGCTTCCCCGGCCAGCTCTCCGGCGGGCAGCAGCAACGGGTGGCCATGGCTCGGGCAATCATCAACCGGCCGCGCGTACTCCTTCTGGACGAACCGTTATCGGCCCTTGACGCCCGACTGCGCAGAGAGATGCAGATCGAATTGAAACGGCTGCAGCGCGAGATGAACATCACCTTCATCCTGGTTACCCACGACCAGGAAGAAGCGCTCTCCATGTCCGACCGGGTGGTGGTCATGCGTAACGGCCGCATCGCTCAGATCGGCACTCCCCGTGAAGTCTACGAAGAACCGAACAATCTCTACGTGGCTCGCTTCATCGGCGACATCAACCTCCTGCCAGCCACGGTCGAGGAACGGATCGACGACCGCCACGTCCGGGTCCTGCTCTTCGGTCAGCGCACCTCGGCCCGCACCGAGCACGAGCTGGCTCCGGGCAGCGGCGTACAAATCCTGCTACGCCCCGAGGACCTGCGTCTGACCGGTGATATCCGTGCCGGCATGCCGCAGCTAGCGGGCACCATTATCGAGCGCAGCTATCGCGGCGCCACCCTCGACACCACCATTCAACTGGACGCCGGACCGGTGGTCCGCGCCTGCGAATTTTTCGACGAGGACGATCCTGACTTCGACTACCGGATCGGCGAAAAGGTCGAAGTCTCCTGGGTTCACGGCTGGGAAGTGGTGCTGCCCGATGAAGAGTAGGACGAGAAGCCTGATCATCGCCCTGATCGGCAGCTGGCTCGTGCTCTTCGGGGTCTTGCCCCTGCTGCTGCTCGTCGTCTCCAGTTTTCTCGGCCAGGATCCCGAAGCCTTCTTCGTGCTCCGCCTGTCACTGGACGCCTACCGCCAGTTGATCGATCCCGGCTATCTCGAGGTGCTGCTGCGCTCGGTTCGCCTGGCTCTGATCACCACCGCCTGTTGCCTGGTCATCGGCTATCCTTTCGCTTGGCTGACCGCCCGGCTCGATCGCCGTTCCCGCCTGCTGGTCCTGATCCTGCTGATGATCCCCTTCTGGACCAATTCGCTGGTGCGGACCTACGCCATCCGCATGGTCCTCGGCACCCAGGGACTGCTGAACACCCTGCTCCTGCAGACCGGCCTGATCGATCAGCCAATCAGGCTGCTCTATACCGACACCGCCGTGATTCTCGGGCTCTTCTACCTGATGCTGCCCTTCATGATCCTGCCGCTCTACGCCAACATGGAGAAATTCGACTATCGGCTCGTCGAGGCGGCGCGCGATCTCGGCGCCGGGTTTCTCGCCACCTTCCGTCGTGTCGTCTGGCCGCTCACCTGGCCCGGAGTGCTGGCCGGCTGTATCATGGTTTTCGTGCCCACCATGGGTCTGTTCTACGTCGCCTCGCTTCTTGGCGGCGCCCGCCAGCTGCTGGTCGGCAATCTGATTCATCAGCAATTCCTCAATGCCCGCAACTGGCCACTCGGCTCTGCCACCAGCGTCGCGCTGATCATCATGATGACCCTGATGCTCGCCGCCTACGGATTGGTCCTGCGTAAGCTTGCGAAGAGGAGTCATGCCCCATGAAAATCGTGCGCTGGCTCTACTTCTCCCTCATTTTCGCCTATCTCTATGTGCCGATCGCCATCCTGGTGGGCAACGCCTTCAACAGCAATCGCTACGGCCTAAGCTGGGACGGCTTCACCCTGCAGTGGTTCGTCGCCATGTGGAACAACCCCGGCCTGATGGAGGCCGCCAAACACTCGTTGGCCGTGGCCTTCTGCGCCGCCACCGTGGCCACCGTGATCGGCGCCCTGGCCGCCATCGGTTTCACCTTTTACCGGTTTACCGGGCGCCGTATGCTCCAGGGAACCCTGATGACGCTGATGATGGCACCGGATATCATCCTCGCCATCGCACTGCTGGTACTCTTCGTCATGCTCGGCGTCTCGCTCGGTTTCTGGTCGCTGCTGCTGGCCCATATCACCTTTTGTCTGCCCTTCACCACCATGACCGTTTCCGCCCGGCTGCAGGGTTTCGACCCGTTTCTGCTGGATGCCGCCCGGGATCTGGGCGCCTCGGAGAGCCAGGTGATTCGCCGGGTCGTTCTGCCTTTGCTGAGCCCGGCCCTGATTGCCAGCTGGTTACTCTCCTTTACGCTGTCGCTCGATGATGTTATTGTCAGTTCGTTTCTTACCGGCCCGTCTTTCGACGTACTGCCGTTGAAAATTTTCTCGATGGTCAAGGTCGGGGTAAAACCAGAGGTCAACGCACTCTCGACCCTGATGGTTGCCCTGTCCCTGGTATTGGTCGTCATTAGTCAGCTTTTATTGAAGGAGAAAGAACATGCACGGTAAACACCATCTGCTCTGGCGGTTCGCCATCCTGACCCTGTGCTTCGCCGTGCCCGCCGGAGCCGCTGAAAAAGTCTACGTCTACAACTGGACCGAATACATCCCGCAATCCGTTCTCGAACAATTCACCAAGGAAACGGGCATCGAGGTGGTCTACTCCACCTACGACAGCAACGAGACCATGTATGCCAAGCTGAAACTGGTCAGCGGCGACGGGTACGATCTGGCGGTACCGTCCACCTATTATGTCAACAAGATGGGCCGCGAAGGGATGCTGCTGCCGCTCGACCATACCCTGCTGCCCCAGATGCAGGACCTCGACCCGACCCTGCTCGATCGGCCCTTCGATCCGGACAACACCTATTCCATCCCCTATATGTGGGGGTCCACCGGTATCGGGATCAACACCGCCGAGATCCCGGCCGATGCCATCACCTCCTGGGCCGATTTATGGAAACCGGAGTTCAAAGGCCGCCTGCTGCTCCAGGACGACATGCGAGAAGTCTTCCACATGGCTTTGACGATGAAAGGCTATTCGGCCAACACCCGTGACCAAAAAGAAATCGAGACCGCCTACCAGCTGCTGCGGGACCTGATGCCCAACGTCCTGCTCTTCAACAGTGATTCGCCCCGCCTGCCTTACCTGGCCGGCGAGGTCAGCATCGGCATGATCTGGAACGGTGAGGCCTGGATGGCGCAACAGGAGAACCCGTCCATCTCCTATGTGTACCCCCGAGAAGGGGCCGCCTTCTGGGTGGACAGCTTCGTTATCCCGAAGGGCGCGCGTAACGTCAAGAATGCCCACGCCTTTATCAACTTCATGTTACGGCCGGACGTGGCCAAGGCCTGTGTAGAGGAAAACGGCTATGCCACCCCGGTCCTCAGCGCCCTGCCCCTGCTCGACGAAGAGGTCCGCACCAGCCCGATCATTTTCCCCGACGCCCAGATCGTCAACAATGGCGAGTTCCAGACCGATGTCGGTGAGGCCCTGCCGATCTATCAGCAATACTGGGAGAGGCTTCGCACCGGCCAGTAAGCCCGTGATGGGCACCCCGGCGGCGTCCGGGGAAGAATCCCTCTTCTCACCGGCCGCACGCGGGGCCTCATCCCACGTGCAGCCGGTGGTTCGACATCCATAACGAAACACCCTGTTCAATCAAAATAATCTTTGACAAACATCACCGATTATTATCTTATAGAACCGATCGAGCGCTCGGTAGTAGCCGGCTCGGAAGACTGTCCTGGTTATGGCCGCCAACTCATAGCAAACCTATTCGCGGGGAGGGATTATGGGTATGAAGACACTCTACAAAGAGGTAATGGACCTGAACATGATGGAGGACAGCGACCGACAGGAGGCTGCCGCCAAAGCCTTTTTCGAAAAACTGAACAAAATGGCCCTACCCGAGTATTTCAACTGGGCCCAGGAGATTTTCGACGAACTCCATGTGCAGGAGCGCGGCGACAAACCGGCACTGATCTGGACCGACATCCACAGCAAGCAGGTGCGACAGTTCACCTATAAGGAATTTGCCGCCAACGGCAATCGCTGTCTCAATCGACTGCGCCAAGCCGGTGTCGATAGAGGAGACAACCTCTACATGATGGTGCCGATCGTCCCCGAGACCTGGTTTTCCACCTACGCCTGCGTCAAAGGCGGCGTCGTCAACGTGCCGACGGCCACCACCATGACCCTGCGAGAAATGGAATTCCGTTTTCGCACCTATCCACCCAATGCGGTGATCGCTGCCGAGACCTTTACCGACATGATCGATGAGGCGCTCAAACTCACCGGTTCGCAGGCGAAGATCAAGATCGTGCTGGGCAGCAAGCCGGGCTGGGTCAGCTACGAGGACCTCGCTTCGGCATCGCCCGAAGCGGTCGGGGCCAAGACCAAGTCAAACGATCTGCTGTTCTGTTTCTTCACCTCCGGGACCACCGGCCTGCCGAAACGGGTCGGCCACACCGCCGTTTCCTATCCGGTCGGCCACCTGTCCACGGCGGTCATGGCCGGTATCCGCCCTGATGATGTCCATCACAACCTGAGCGCACCGGGGTGGGCGAAGTGGGCCTGGAGTTCATTCTTCGCCCCACTCAACGTCGGCGCCACCGGCACCGGATTTTCCTTCACCGCCCTGGATGGCATGGCCTACATGGAGGCCCTGACCAAACACAAGGTTTCGGTCTTCTGCGCCCCGCCCACGGCGTGGCGTGCCTTCATCAACCTCGACACCTCGGGATTCGATTTCTCCCATCTGCGCCAGTCCATCGGCGCCGGCGAACCGCTCAACCCGGAAGTCATCTCCAAATGGCAAAAGATGACCGGTACCGAAATCAGGGATTTCTACGGTCAGACCGAGTCAACGGCGATGATCGGCAACGCCCCGTGGATGGTCGGCAAGATGCGCAAAGGCTCGTTTGGCCACCCGTCGTTCATGTACGACGTCGCCCTGGTCGACGACAGCGGCAAGGAGATCACCACCTCCGACGAGCCGGGCCATATCGTCGTCCGACTCGATCGCTGGCGAGCCATCGGGTTGTTCACCGAATACATCGGTAACCCGGAGAAGATGGCCGGAGTCTTTATCGACAACTACTACTATACCGGTGACCGGGCCAGCATCGATCAGGACGGCTACTGGTGGTTCGTCGGCCGCAGCGACGATGTGATCAAATCCTCGGATTATCGGGTCGGTCCTTTCGAGGTGGAAAGCGCCCTGATGGAGCATCCGGCCGTGGCCGAGACCGCCGTGGTCGGCGTTCCCGACGAGAAACGCCACCAGCTGGTCAAGGCCTTCGTCATCCTCAAACAGGGACAACAACCGTCTCGGGAACTGGCCCTGGACATGTTCCAACACACCATCAACATCCTGGCCAAGTTCAAGATCCCGCGCATCATCGAGTTCGTCACCGAGGTACCGAAGACGCTCAGCGGTAAAATCCGCCGGGTGGAACTGCGGGAACGGGAGGTGGAGCGCCAGAAGCAGCAGGGCGCGCAACCGGCGCAGGAGCATTTCTACTGGGATTTCCCCGAACTGTCATCGAAGAAGGATTAATGGCCCGCAGGGCGGCCGGACCAACCAGGTGGTTCCGGCCGCCCTGCTTTAACAAGAGAGTAAGTTTTTCCGGAGCGCATGAATGATTTTTGAACTGACCGAAGAACAGCGATTGATTCGCGATACGGTGCGCGATTTCGCCGTCGAAGAAATCGCCCCGACGGCTACGATTCGTGACGAAGAGGAACGGTTCGATCGAGCCCTGATGTTCGACAAGCTCGCCGAGCTGGGACTGACCGGCATCATCTTTCCTGAGGAATATAGCGGCGGCGGAGCGGATTACCTGAGCTACGCCATCGCCGTCGAGGAATTGTCACGGGTCTGCGCGTCAACCGGAGTCACCCTGTCGGCTCACATCTCGCTGTGCGCCAACCCCATCTTTCTGTTCGGCACCGAAGAACAGAAGCAACGCTTTCTGGCCCCGTTGGCCAGCGGCGAAAAGCTCGGTGCTTTCGGCCTGACCGAGCCCGCCGCCGGCTCCGATGCCGGCAGTACCCGGACCACCGCAGTGCGTCAAGGCGACGGCTGGCTGCTCAACGGCACCAAGATCTTCATCACCAATGCCGGCGATGCGGAAACCTACGTGGTCCTGGCCCGGACCGACAAAGAAGCGAAGAAACACCATGGGATCAGTGCCTTTATCGTTGAAA encodes the following:
- a CDS encoding 3-hydroxybutyryl-CoA dehydrogenase, which codes for MEIKSFGVIGAGQMGSGIAQVAAASGLQVVMSDINSDCTARGVGIIEKNLQRSVDKGKLTDAERQAILGRIKTTTKLADLAEVDYVVEAAVEMEELKFGIFRELDTVCPPGVILATNTSSIPIGRIGAQTGRPEKVIGMHFMNPVPVMKLVEVIRGLRTSDETFSITWELCHRFGKTPAEANDFPGFIANRILMPMINEAIFCLYQGVGKAEDIDTVMKLGMNHPMGPLALADLIGLDTCLAIMETLYDGFKDSKYRPCPLLRKYVEAGWLGRKNGRGFYQY
- a CDS encoding acetyl-CoA C-acetyltransferase, which codes for MKTAVIVSAVRTPLGSFGGTLSTVGATDLGAHVIKETLVRAKVDKEQVDECIMGMVLPCGYGQNPAKQAAIKAGLPQEVEAITVNKVCGSSLKAVMLAAQAIQCGDAEVIVAGGMESMSTAPYYLEKARWGQRMGHGTIKDHMINDGLWDVVNDFHMGMSNEFISQKWQVSREDQDQFAEESYRRALDAIAAGRFRAEIAPVPVAQRKKKEPLLFDTDECPSETSFETLSRMRPAFTEGGVGTAGNASIISDGAAAVLVMSEDKAKQLGCRIMARIGAQASHGIELKYILMAPILAIPKVLKKEGVSSDSIDLFEINEAFSGASTAINRVLELDPKKVNVNGGSVALGHPIGASGARVLTTLLHEMERRDVKRGVASLCLGGGEAVALVVNR
- the potA gene encoding spermidine/putrescine ABC transporter ATP-binding protein PotA, giving the protein MNNPVLSIRGVSKSFDEQIALAEFSLDVAHGEFITLLGPSGCGKTTLLRLIAGFEFLDCGAILLDGNDILGLSPDKRQVNTVFQSYALFPHLSVFENVAFGLRLKNIKGDELRRRVEAVLAETKLSAFASRFPGQLSGGQQQRVAMARAIINRPRVLLLDEPLSALDARLRREMQIELKRLQREMNITFILVTHDQEEALSMSDRVVVMRNGRIAQIGTPREVYEEPNNLYVARFIGDINLLPATVEERIDDRHVRVLLFGQRTSARTEHELAPGSGVQILLRPEDLRLTGDIRAGMPQLAGTIIERSYRGATLDTTIQLDAGPVVRACEFFDEDDPDFDYRIGEKVEVSWVHGWEVVLPDEE
- the potB gene encoding spermidine/putrescine ABC transporter permease PotB; amino-acid sequence: MKSRTRSLIIALIGSWLVLFGVLPLLLLVVSSFLGQDPEAFFVLRLSLDAYRQLIDPGYLEVLLRSVRLALITTACCLVIGYPFAWLTARLDRRSRLLVLILLMIPFWTNSLVRTYAIRMVLGTQGLLNTLLLQTGLIDQPIRLLYTDTAVILGLFYLMLPFMILPLYANMEKFDYRLVEAARDLGAGFLATFRRVVWPLTWPGVLAGCIMVFVPTMGLFYVASLLGGARQLLVGNLIHQQFLNARNWPLGSATSVALIIMMTLMLAAYGLVLRKLAKRSHAP
- the potC gene encoding spermidine/putrescine ABC transporter permease PotC → MKIVRWLYFSLIFAYLYVPIAILVGNAFNSNRYGLSWDGFTLQWFVAMWNNPGLMEAAKHSLAVAFCAATVATVIGALAAIGFTFYRFTGRRMLQGTLMTLMMAPDIILAIALLVLFVMLGVSLGFWSLLLAHITFCLPFTTMTVSARLQGFDPFLLDAARDLGASESQVIRRVVLPLLSPALIASWLLSFTLSLDDVIVSSFLTGPSFDVLPLKIFSMVKVGVKPEVNALSTLMVALSLVLVVISQLLLKEKEHAR
- a CDS encoding extracellular solute-binding protein is translated as MHGKHHLLWRFAILTLCFAVPAGAAEKVYVYNWTEYIPQSVLEQFTKETGIEVVYSTYDSNETMYAKLKLVSGDGYDLAVPSTYYVNKMGREGMLLPLDHTLLPQMQDLDPTLLDRPFDPDNTYSIPYMWGSTGIGINTAEIPADAITSWADLWKPEFKGRLLLQDDMREVFHMALTMKGYSANTRDQKEIETAYQLLRDLMPNVLLFNSDSPRLPYLAGEVSIGMIWNGEAWMAQQENPSISYVYPREGAAFWVDSFVIPKGARNVKNAHAFINFMLRPDVAKACVEENGYATPVLSALPLLDEEVRTSPIIFPDAQIVNNGEFQTDVGEALPIYQQYWERLRTGQ
- a CDS encoding acyl-CoA synthetase, whose protein sequence is MGMKTLYKEVMDLNMMEDSDRQEAAAKAFFEKLNKMALPEYFNWAQEIFDELHVQERGDKPALIWTDIHSKQVRQFTYKEFAANGNRCLNRLRQAGVDRGDNLYMMVPIVPETWFSTYACVKGGVVNVPTATTMTLREMEFRFRTYPPNAVIAAETFTDMIDEALKLTGSQAKIKIVLGSKPGWVSYEDLASASPEAVGAKTKSNDLLFCFFTSGTTGLPKRVGHTAVSYPVGHLSTAVMAGIRPDDVHHNLSAPGWAKWAWSSFFAPLNVGATGTGFSFTALDGMAYMEALTKHKVSVFCAPPTAWRAFINLDTSGFDFSHLRQSIGAGEPLNPEVISKWQKMTGTEIRDFYGQTESTAMIGNAPWMVGKMRKGSFGHPSFMYDVALVDDSGKEITTSDEPGHIVVRLDRWRAIGLFTEYIGNPEKMAGVFIDNYYYTGDRASIDQDGYWWFVGRSDDVIKSSDYRVGPFEVESALMEHPAVAETAVVGVPDEKRHQLVKAFVILKQGQQPSRELALDMFQHTINILAKFKIPRIIEFVTEVPKTLSGKIRRVELREREVERQKQQGAQPAQEHFYWDFPELSSKKD